A genomic stretch from Gallus gallus isolate bGalGal1 chromosome 13, bGalGal1.mat.broiler.GRCg7b, whole genome shotgun sequence includes:
- the LOC107050560 gene encoding protocadherin beta-15-like: MAAARQVLCLWALLGVPRVRCEPIRYSVAEEGESGSVVADVAEDAGLAPAQLSARRARIASPAGRQHFRLERGSGRLVVAERLDREEMCGRSRTCTLAFELLLADPLQFFPIEVSVEDINDHSPVFPDERVTFKIPERGDPGTRFPVGAAQDLDIGTNDIQAYSIIPENEFFTVFIQSENGKFIELVLEKPLDREEQPELDFTLVATDGGSPPRSGTTQIHIVVLDANDNAPVFTQKVYIGHVLENAPEGSVVLRVVAIDADEGVNGDISYQFSQSVGHRHSLFTINSKTGEIGIAKPLDFETEKKHELTVQAIDGGGLSSMCNVIVEVLDVNDNAPEIVVSSFSSPIPENVEPGTVVALFAVRDQDSGVNGEITCALEEQLSFALRPAFKNYYELVTVSTLDREERAQHMVVVTAADAGSPPLTSTHTFSVDISDVNDNAPAFNQTSYTMYVHENNAPALLVGAVKATDADAGPNAKVSYSVVPARGPEEEPCSCVSVNSESGGVFVLRPLDYEQLRQLEVVVSAADAGSPPLSSSVSVRLLVVDENDNAPLVLHPSAQDSSPPSSELVPAGAEAGDLVSKVVAVDADSGQNSWLSYQLLRATEPGLFAVGAQSGEVRLRRPPTERDAAKQKLVVLVRDNGRPPLSATAALSVLLVPGSWDAQLPQQSPAAGEDDGSLTTSLIIALVFVSLLFLLSAAAFVACKVCKRKELSSGPVLYGASSVQSYVADGAAAGTLPHAYCYEVSLTTGSGNSEFKFLKPVLPSLPAQHCSTGVGGAHAEEFPPVPVTMGDADFESPGMQSVAQLNGF; encoded by the coding sequence ATGGCGGCTGCAAGGCAAGTGCTGTGTCTGTGGGCTTTGCTGGGCGTGCCGCGCGTTCGCTGCGAGCCCATCCGCTACTCCGTGGCCGAGGAGGGCGAGAGCGGCTCGGTGGTGGCCGACGTGGCGGAGGACGCGGGGCTGGCCCCGGCGCAGCTCTCGGCTCGCCGGGCGCGCATCGCCTCGCCGGCCGGCCGGCAGCACTTTCGCTTGGAGCGCGGCAGCGGCCGCCTCGTTGTCGCCGAGCGGCTCGATCGGGAGGAGATGTGCGGACGCTCCCGCACCTGCACGCTCGCCTTCGAGCTGCTGCTCGCCGACCCGCTGCAGTTCTTCCCGATCGAGGTGTCCGTGGAGGACATCAATGACCACTCGCCGGTCTTCCCGGACGAACGAGTGACCTTTAAGATCCCTGAGAGGGGCGACCCGGGCACACGTTTCCCTGTGGGGGCGGCTCAGGACCTGGACATTGGCACCAATGACATCCAGGCGTACAGCATCATTCCTGAGAACGAGTTCTTCACTGTCTTCATTCAGAGTGAGAATGGGAAGTTTATAGAACTTGTTTTGGAGAAGCCTCTGGacagagaggagcagcctgaGTTGGATTTCACTCTCGTTGCCACCGATGGGGGCTCTCCGCCCAGGAGCGGGACCACCCAAATCCACATCGTTGTTCTTGATGCAAATGACAATGCTCCCGTCTTCACACAGAAGGTCTACATTGGTCATGTTTTGGAAAATGCTCCAGAGGGCTCTGTAGTTCTCAGAGTGGTGGCCATTGATGCAGATGAGGGTGTTAATGGGGACATCTCGTATCAGTTCAGCCAATCAGTAGGACACAGGCATTCATTGTTCACGATCAACTCCAAAACAGGTGAAATTGGCATTGCAAAGCCTTTAGATTTtgagactgaaaagaaacatgaacTTACCGTGCAGGCAATTGATGGTGGGGGACTCTCATCCATGTGCAATGTGATAGTGGAGGTGCTGGATGTGAATGACAATGCGCCGGAAATCGTGGTCAGTTCCTTCAGTAGCCCAATCCCGGAGAATGTAGAACCTGGAACAGTGGTCGCACTCTTTGCTGTCAGGGATCAGGATTCCGGCGTAAATGGGGAGATTACATGTGCCCTTGAGGAACAGCTCTCCTTCGCCCTCAGGCCAGCCTTCAAGAACTACTACGAGCTGGTGACCGTGAGCACTTTGGACCGGGAGGAGAGAGCACAGCACATGGTGGTCGTCACGGCAGCAGATGCAGGCTCTCCTCCTCTCACCAGCACCCACACCTTCAGCGTGGACATCTCCGATGTCAACGACAACGCACCCGCCTTCAACCAGACGTCGTACACCATGTACGTGCATGAGAACAATGCACCTGCACTGCTCGTCGGGGCCGTGAAGGCGACGGATGCGGACGCGGGGCCCAACGCCAAGGTGAGCTATTCCGTGGTGCCAGCCCGTGGCCCGGAAGAAGAGCCCTGCTCGTGTGTGTCCGTGAACTCGGAGAGCGGAGGCGTGTTTGTGCTGCGGCCGCTGGACTACGagcagctgaggcagctggaggtggtggtgagcGCTGCAGACGCGGGGTCCCCTCCCCTCAGCAGCAGCGTCAGCGTCCGCCTGCTGGTGGTGGACGagaacgacaacgcgccgcTGGTGCTGCACCCCAGCGCGCAGGACAGCAGCCCTCCTTCCAGCGAGCTGGTGCCCGCCGGGGCCGAGGCGGGGGACCTGGTGAGCAAAGTGGTGGCCGTGGACGCCGACTCGGGTCAGAACTCGTGGCTTTCCTACCAGCTGCTGAGGGCCACGGAGCCGGGGCTGTTTGCTGTGGGTGCCCAAAGCGGGGAGGTGCGGCTGAGGAGGCCGCCGACCGAGAGGGACGCTGCGAAGCAGAAGCTCGTCGTGCTGGTGCGGGACAACGGGCGGCCGCCGCTGTCGGCCACGGCAGCGCTCAGCGTGCTCCTCGTCCCCGGCTCCTGGGACGCTCAGCTGCcgcagcagagccctgctgcaggcgAGGACGACGGCTCCCTCACCACCTCTTTGATCATCGCCTTGGTCTTTGTGTCGCTCCTCTTCTTGCTGTCGGCGGCCGCCTTTGTCGCCTGCAAGGTGTGCAAGAGGAAGGAGCTGAGTAGCGGGCCCGTGCTTTACGGCGCCAGCAGCGTGCAGAGCTACGTGGCTGACGGGGCCGCTGCCGGGACCCTGCCCCACGCCTATTGCTACGAGGTCAGCCTCACCACGGGCTCGGGCAACAGCGAGTTCAAGTTCCTGAAGCCCGTCCTCCCCAGCCTGCCagcgcagcactgcagcacggGGGTGGGTGGCGCCCATGCTGAGGAGTTCCCTCCCGTGCCTGTCACTATGGGGGATGCTGATTTCGAGAGCCCCGGGATGCAGTCTGTGGCACAATTGAATGGGTTTTAA
- the LOC107051154 gene encoding protocadherin beta-15-like: protein MFSSFLLRCVWRREAAGRSACRPRSSPAAGRRVVLLAKAAPSGCGRGEAEPSAAQRSAAQAGGGGGERRQRAAAESCCPCSELGVSRRRAGAAALRAPSAPGERQRGRQRGRPLAGRPEAVRRPAMAAARQVLCLWALLGVPRVRCEPIRYSVAEEGESGSVVADVAEDAGLAPAQLSARRARIASPAGRQHFRLERGSGRLVVAERLDREEMCGRSRTCTLAFELLLADPLQFFPIEVSVEDINDHSPVFPDERVTFKIPERGDPGSRFPVEAAQDLDIGSNDIQAYSIIPENEYFTVFIQSENEKFIELVLEKPLDREEQPEMDFTLVATDGGSPPRTGSTEILIVVLDINDNAPIFTQKLYIAHVLENAPEGSVVLRVVANDADEGVNGDISYQFSQSVGHRHSLFTINSKTGEIGIAKPLDFETEKKHKLTVQAVDGGGLSSMCNVIVEVLDVNDNAPEIVVSSFSSPIPENVEPGTVIALFAVRDQDSGVNGEITCALEEQLSFALRPAFKNYYELVTVSTLDREERAQHMVVVTAADAGSPPLTSTHTFSVDISDVNDNAPVFNQTSYTMYVHENNAPALLVGAVKATDADAGPNAKVSYSVVPARGPEEEPCSCVSVNSESGGVFVLRPLDYEQLRQLEVVVSAADAGSPPLSSSVSVRLLVVDENDNAPLVLHPSAQDSSPPSSELVPAGAEAGDLVSKVVAVDADSGQNSWLSYQLLRATEPGLFAVGAQSGEVRLRRPPTERDAAKQKLVVLVRDNGRPPLSATAALSVLLVPGSWDAQLPQQSPAAGEDDGSLTTSLIIALVFVSLLFLLSAAAFVACKVCKRKELSSGPVLYGASSVQSYVADGAAAGTLPHAYCYEVSLTTGSGNSEFKFLKPVLPSLPAQHCSTGVGGAHAEEFPPVPVTMGDADFESPGMQSVAQLNGF, encoded by the coding sequence atgttttcttcttttcttctccgCTGCGTGTGGCGGCGAGAGGCCGCGGGCAGGAGCGCGTGCCGTCCCCGGAGCAGTCCCGCCGCGGGCCGCAGGGTGGTGCTCCTGGCCAAGGCGGCGccgagcggctgcgggcggggAGAAGCCGAGcccagcgcagcgcagcgcagcgcagcgcaggcgggaggaggcggcggagAGCGGCGGCAGAGAGCGGCGGCGGAGAGCTGTTGTCCGTGCTCTGAGCTCGGTGTGAGCCGCCggcgggccggggcggccgcgcTCCGGGCTCCGTCCGCACCCGGCGAGAGGCAGCGAGGGAGGCAGCGAGGGAGGCCGCTTGCCGGGCGGCCGGAGGCTGTCCGCCGCCCCGCCATGGCGGCTGCAAGGCAAGTGCTGTGTCTGTGGGCTTTGCTGGGCGTGCCGCGCGTTCGCTGCGAGCCCATCCGCTACTCCGTGGCCGAGGAGGGCGAGAGCGGCTCGGTGGTGGCCGACGTGGCGGAGGACGCGGGGCTGGCCCCGGCGCAGCTCTCGGCTCGCCGGGCGCGCATCGCCTCGCCGGCCGGCCGGCAGCACTTTCGCTTGGAGCGCGGCAGCGGCCGCCTCGTTGTCGCCGAGCGGCTCGATCGGGAGGAGATGTGCGGACGCTCCCGCACCTGCACGCTCGCCTTCGAGCTGCTGCTCGCCGACCCGCTGCAGTTCTTTCCGATCGAGGTGTCCGTGGAGGACATCAATGACCACTCGCCGGTCTTCCCGGACGAACGAGTGACCTTTAAGATCCCTGAGAGGGGCGACCCGGGCTCACGTTTCCCTGTGGAGGCTGCTCAGGACCTGGACATTGGCAGCAATGACATCCAGGCGTACAGCATCATTCCTGAGAACGAATACTTCACTGTCTTCATACAGAGTGAGAATGAGAAATTTATAGAACTGGTTTTGGAGAAGCCTCTGGACAGAGAGGAGCAGCCAGAGATGGATTTCACTCTCGTTGCCACAGATGGGGGTTCTCCACCCCGAACTGGTTCAACCGAAATCCTCATCGTTGTTCTGGATATAAATGACAATGCTCCCATTTTCACACAGAAGCTCTACATTGCTCATGTTTTGGAAAATGCTCCAGAGGGCTCTGTGGTTCTCAGAGTGGTGGCCAACGATGCAGATGAGGGTGTTAATGGGGACATCTCGTATCAGTTCAGCCAATCAGTAGGACACAGGCATTCATTGTTCACGATCAACTCCAAAACAGGTGAAATTGGCATTGCAAAGCCTTTAGATTTTGAGACCGAAAAGAAACATAAACTTACCGTGCAGGCAGTTGATGGTGGGGGACTCTCATCCATGTGCAATGTGATAGTGGAGGTGCTGGATGTGAATGATAATGCACCAGAGATCGTGGTCAGTTCCTTCAGTAGCCCAATCCCGGAGAATGTAGAACCTGGAACGGTAATTGCTCTCTTTGCTGTCAGGGATCAGGATTCCGGCGTAAATGGGGAGATTACATGTGCCCTTGAAGAACAGCTCTCCTTCGCCCTCAGGCCAGCCTTCAAGAACTACTACGAGCTGGTGACCGTGAGCACTTTGGACCGGGAGGAGAGAGCACAGCACATGGTGGTCGTCACGGCAGCAGATGCAGGCTCTCCTCCTCTCACCAGCACCCACACCTTCAGCGTGGACATCTCCGATGTCAACGACAACGCACCCGTCTTCAACCAGACGTCGTACACCATGTACGTGCATGAGAACAATGCACCTGCACTGCTCGTCGGGGCCGTGAAGGCGACGGATGCGGACGCGGGGCCCAACGCCAAGGTGAGCTATTCCGTGGTGCCAGCCCGTGGCCCGGAAGAAGAGCCCTGCTCGTGTGTGTCCGTGAACTCGGAGAGCGGAGGCGTGTTTGTGCTGCGGCCGCTGGACTACGagcagctgaggcagctggaggtggtggtgagcGCTGCAGACGCGGGGTCCCCTCCCCTCAGCAGCAGCGTCAGCGTCCGCCTGCTGGTGGTGGACGagaacgacaacgcgccgcTGGTGCTGCACCCCAGCGCGCAGGACAGCAGCCCTCCTTCCAGCGAGCTGGTGCCCGCCGGGGCCGAGGCGGGGGACCTGGTGAGCAAAGTGGTGGCCGTGGACGCCGACTCGGGTCAGAACTCGTGGCTTTCCTACCAGCTGCTGAGGGCCACGGAGCCGGGGCTGTTTGCTGTGGGTGCCCAAAGCGGGGAGGTGCGGCTGAGGAGGCCGCCGACCGAGAGGGACGCTGCGAAGCAGAAGCTCGTCGTGCTGGTGCGGGACAACGGGCGGCCGCCGCTGTCGGCCACGGCAGCGCTCAGCGTGCTCCTCGTCCCCGGCTCCTGGGACGCTCAGCTGCcgcagcagagccctgctgcaggcgAGGACGACGGCTCCCTCACCACCTCTTTGATCATCGCCTTGGTCTTTGTGTCGCTCCTCTTCTTGCTGTCGGCGGCCGCCTTTGTCGCCTGCAAGGTGTGCAAGAGGAAGGAGCTGAGTAGCGGGCCCGTGCTTTACGGCGCCAGCAGCGTGCAGAGCTACGTGGCTGACGGGGCCGCTGCCGGGACCCTGCCCCACGCCTATTGCTACGAGGTCAGCCTCACCACGGGCTCGGGCAACAGCGAGTTCAAGTTCCTGAAGCCCGTCCTCCCCAGCCTGCCagcgcagcactgcagcacggGGGTGGGTGGCGCCCATGCTGAGGAGTTCCCTCCCGTGCCTGTCACTATGGGGGATGCTGATTTCGAGAGCCCCGGGATGCAGTCTGTGGCACAATTGAATGGGTTTTAA
- the LOC430496 gene encoding protocadherin beta-15: MAAARQVLCLWALLGVPRVRCEPIRYSVAEEGESGSVVADVAEDAGLAPAQLSARRARIASPAGRQHFRLERGSGRLVVAERLDREEMCGRSRTCTLAFELLLADPLQFFPIEVSVEDINDHSPVFPDERVTFKIPETSDPGSRFPVGAAQDLDIGSNDIQAYSIIPENEYFTVFIQSENEKFIELVLEKPLDREEQPEMDFTLVATDGGSPPRTGSTQIHIVVLDINDNAPIFTQKLYIGHVLENAPEGSVVLRVVANDADEGFNGDISYQFSQSVGHRHSLFTINSKTGEIGIAKPLDFETEKKHKLTVQAVDGGGLSSMCNVIVEVLDVNDNAPEIVVSSFNSPLPENVEPGTVIALFAVRDQDSGVNGEITCALEEQLSFSLRPAFKNYYELVTVSTLDREERAQHMVVVTAADAGSPPLTSTHTFSVDISDVNDNAPAFNQTSYTMYVHENNAPALLVGAVKATDADAGPNAKVSYSVVPARGPEEEPCSCVSVNSESGGVFVLRPLDYEQLRQLEVVVSAADAGSPPLSSSVSVRLLVVDENDNAPLVLHPSAQDSSPPSSELVPAGAEAGDLVSKVVAVDADSGQNSWLSYQLLRATEPGLFAVGAQSGEVRLRRPPTERDAAKQKLVVLVRDNGRPPLSATAALSVLLVPGSWDAQLPQQSPAAGEDDGSLTTSLIIALVFVSLLFLLSAAAFVACKVCKRKELSSGPVLYGASSVQSYVADGAAAGTLPHAYCYEVSLTTGSGNSEFKFLKPVLPSLPAQHCSTGVGGAHAEEFPPVPVTMGDADFESPGMQSVAQLNGF, encoded by the coding sequence ATGGCGGCTGCAAGGCAAGTGCTGTGTCTGTGGGCTTTGCTGGGCGTGCCGCGCGTTCGCTGCGAGCCCATCCGCTACTCCGTGGCCGAGGAGGGCGAGAGCGGCTCGGTGGTGGCCGACGTGGCGGAGGACGCGGGGCTGGCCCCGGCGCAGCTCTCGGCTCGCCGGGCGCGCATCGCCTCGCCGGCCGGCCGGCAGCACTTTCGCTTGGAGCGCGGCAGCGGCCGCCTCGTTGTCGCCGAGCGGCTCGATCGGGAGGAGATGTGCGGACGCTCCCGCACCTGCACGCTCGCCTTCGAGCTGCTGCTCGCCGACCCGCTGCAGTTCTTTCCGATCGAGGTGTCCGTGGAGGACATCAATGACCACTCGCCGGTCTTCCCGGACGAACGAGTGACCTTTAAGATCCCCGAAACCAGCGACCCGGGCTCACGTTTCCCTGTGGGGGCAGCTCAGGACCTGGACATTGGCAGCAATGACATCCAGGCGTACAGCATCATTCCTGAGAACGAATACTTCACTGTCTTCATACAGAGTGAGAATGAGAAATTTATAGAACTGGTTTTGGAGAAGCCTCTGGACAGAGAGGAGCAGCCAGAGATGGATTTCACTCTCGTTGCCACAGATGGGGGTTCTCCACCCCGAACTGGTTCCACCCAAATCCACATCGTTGTTCTGGATATAAATGACAATGCTCCCATTTTCACACAGAAGCTCTACATTGGTCATGTCTTGGAAAATGCTCCAGAGGGCTCTGTGGTTCTCAGAGTGGTGGCCAACGATGCAGATGAGGGTTTTAATGGGGACATCTCGTATCAGTTCAGCCAATCAGTAGGACACAGGCATTCATTGTTCACGATTAACTCCAAAACAGGCGAAATTGGCATTGCAAAGCCTTTAGATTTTGAGACCGAAAAGAAACATAAACTTACCGTGCAGGCAGTTGATGGTGGGGGACTCTCATCCATGTGCAATGTGATAGTGGAGGTGCTGGATGTGAATGATAATGCACCAGAGATCGTGGTCAGTTCCTTCAACAGCCCACTCCCGGAGAATGTAGAACCTGGAACGGTAATTGCTCTCTTTGCTGTCAGGGATCAGGATTCCGGTGTCAATGGGGAGATTACATGTGCCCTTGAAGAACAGCTCTCCTTCTCACTCAGGCCAGCCTTCAAGAACTACTACGAGCTGGTGACCGTGAGCACGTTGGACCGGGAGGAGAGAGCACAACACATGGTGGTCGTCACGGCAGCAGATGCAGGCTCTCCTCCTCTCACCAGCACCCACACCTTCAGCGTGGACATCTCCGATGTCAACGACAACGCACCCGCCTTCAACCAGACGTCGTACACCATGTACGTGCATGAGAACAATGCACCTGCACTGCTCGTCGGGGCCGTGAAGGCGACGGATGCGGACGCGGGGCCCAACGCCAAGGTGAGCTATTCCGTGGTGCCAGCCCGTGGCCCGGAAGAAGAGCCCTGCTCGTGTGTGTCCGTGAACTCGGAGAGCGGAGGCGTGTTTGTGCTGCGGCCGCTGGACTACGagcagctgaggcagctggaggtggtggtgagcGCTGCAGACGCGGGGTCCCCTCCCCTCAGCAGCAGCGTCAGCGTCCGCCTGCTGGTGGTGGACGagaacgacaacgcgccgcTGGTGCTGCACCCCAGCGCGCAGGACAGCAGCCCTCCTTCCAGCGAGCTGGTGCCCGCCGGGGCCGAGGCGGGGGACCTGGTGAGCAAAGTGGTGGCCGTGGACGCCGACTCGGGTCAGAACTCGTGGCTTTCCTACCAGCTGCTGAGGGCCACGGAGCCGGGGCTGTTTGCTGTGGGTGCCCAAAGCGGGGAGGTGCGGCTGAGGAGGCCGCCGACCGAGAGGGACGCTGCGAAGCAGAAGCTCGTCGTGCTGGTGCGGGACAACGGGCGGCCGCCGCTGTCGGCCACGGCAGCGCTCAGCGTGCTCCTCGTCCCCGGCTCCTGGGACGCTCAGCTGCcgcagcagagccctgctgcaggcgAGGACGACGGCTCCCTCACCACCTCTTTGATCATCGCCTTGGTCTTTGTGTCGCTCCTCTTCTTGCTGTCGGCGGCCGCCTTTGTCGCCTGCAAGGTGTGCAAGAGGAAGGAGCTGAGTAGCGGGCCCGTGCTTTACGGCGCCAGCAGCGTGCAGAGCTACGTGGCTGACGGGGCCGCTGCCGGGACCCTGCCCCACGCCTATTGCTACGAGGTCAGCCTCACCACGGGCTCGGGCAACAGCGAGTTCAAGTTCCTGAAGCCCGTCCTCCCCAGCCTGCCagcgcagcactgcagcacggGGGTGGGTGGCGCCCATGCTGAGGAGTTCCCTCCCGTGCCTGTCACTATGGGGGATGCTGATTTCGAGAGCCCCGGGATGCAGTCTGTGGCACAATTGAATGGGTTTTAA